In the genome of Populus nigra chromosome 9, ddPopNigr1.1, whole genome shotgun sequence, one region contains:
- the LOC133703603 gene encoding probable LRR receptor-like serine/threonine-protein kinase At1g29720 isoform X1, translating to MLMMFQLCQVMVMISFSSSITLLASDQLHPGEVEALRQIGKTVDEDGQLSLKFDGRCQPNRLVKTELTSAPLEVNSTIECNCSITDDNYCHITSFQLKDYSLPGRLPPELANLTYVQKIDFARNYLYGTIPVEWASMKYLSFISLTANRLSGNIPGHLGSFTALTYLSLESNQFSGVVPPELGKLVNLKTLILSGNKLVGTLPEALAQIKDLEDFRVSDNNLNGTVPEFIGNWTQLQQLELYATGLQGRIPLAIFHLEKLSDLRIADMPGPEFQLPNSSIARKFLVLRNINLNGTIPENAWKVETTLDLTFNKLVGEIPPTTIRRQFTFLSGNKLTGTVQDSFLQNSQNLDVSYNNFSQPPRCSSSNENNINWFRSSSSYNNLSDLLPCSEISRCPKYYRSFHINCGGQDVKDGKILYEGDQDSGSNAAARSYNRSGSNWGFSSTGDFMDDNNFYDNTYTLQSNSTGLYATARKTPLSITYYGYCLENGNYTVRLHFAEIQFTDEKLYNKVARRVFDIYIQGIQVQKDFNFTEEAKGSSRNFTIPFNTTVTDRTLEIRLYWAGKGTTSIPRRGNYGPIISAISVCSGYRTYCEEPEEASKKPIVIGVVTSAAFLIFLVMGVIYWKLCYGDKNTRERELKGLDLKTGSFTLRRLKAATDNFNSENKIGEGGFGSVYKGELADGTIIAVKQLSPKSRQGNREFVNEIGMISCLQHPNLVRLYGCCIEGDQLLLVYEYMENNSLSRALFGAGSETSFLTLDWPTRYKICVGIARGLAFLHEGSAIRIVHRDIKGTNVLLDKDLNAKISDFGLAKLNEEENTHISTRVAGTIGYMAPEYALWGYLTDKADVYSFGVVALEIVSGKSNSSYRPENENVCLLDWAHVLQKKGNLMEIVDPKLQSEFNKEEAERMIKLALLCTNASPSLRPAMSEVVSMLEGQTSIQEVTSDPSIYGDDLHSKRLKGHYQQVTDQSLKSTQDLFPPSDKSWIGNSSTSAHDLYPINPESISLNLSETSSLI from the exons ATGTTAATGATGTTTCAGCTTTGCCAAGTCATGGTGATGATCAGTTTCTCGAGCTCTATTACTTTGCTTGCTTCTGATCAGCTGCATCCAGGAGAAG tTGAAGCGTTAAGACAAATCGGTAAGACAGTAGACGAGGATGGCCAACTATCCTTGAAGTTCGACGGTCGTTGTCAACCAAATAGACTCGTTAAGACAGAACTGACTTCTGCTCCACTAGAAGTAAACAGCACCATCGAATGTAACTGCAGCATCACTGATGATAATTACTGTCACATTACTTCATT CCAGCTCAAAGATTACAGTCTTCCAGGCAGGCTTCCTCCGGAATTGGCCAACCTTACTTATGTCCAAAAAAT AGATTTTGCTCGCAACTATCTATACGGCACAATTCCGGTGGAATGGGCTTCGATGAAATATCTGTCTTTCAT CTCGCTTACTGCAAATCGCTTGTCAGGAAATATTCCTGGACACTTGGGAAGTTTTACTGCCCTCACCTACTT GAGCCTTGAATCAAATCAGTTTTCTGGTGTTGTCCCGCCTGAGCTTGGCAAGCTTGTCAACTTAAAAACTCT GATACTCTCCGGCAATAAGTTAGTGGGGACCTTGCCAGAGGCACTTGCGCAGATAAAAGACTTGGAGGATTT TCGCGTAAGTGATAATAATCTTAATGGCACCGTACCCGAGTTCATTGGGAACTGGACTCAACTTCAACAGCT TGAATTGTACGCGACTGGATTGCAAGGACGTATACCTCTTGCGATTTTTCATTTGGAAAAGTTGTCTGATTT GAGGATTGCTGATATGCCTGGACCAGAGTTTCAGTTACCTAACTCGTCGATTGCAAGGAAATTCTT GGTTCTGAGGAACATCAATTTAAATGGAACAATCCCAGAAAACGCATGGAAAGTGGAAACAACACT CGACTTAACTTTTAACAAGTTGGTTGGGGAGATTCCTCCTACTACAATACGACGACAGTTTAC GTTCTTGAGTGGCAACAAGCTGACTGGAACAGTGCAAGACTCATTCCTCCAAAACAGCCAAAATCT TGATGTTTCGTACAATAACTTTTCACAGCCACCAAGATGCAGCAGCAGTAACGA GAATAATATAAACTGGTTTCGAAGCTCGTCCAGCTATAATAACTT AAGCGATCTTCTTCCATGCTCAGAGATATCTCGGTGCCCAAAAt ATTATCGTTCATTCCATATAAACTGTGGTGGACAAGATGTAAAGGATGGGAAAATCTTGTATGAAGGTGATCAAGATAGTGGAAGTAATGCTGCTGCAAGGAGTTATAATAGATCAGGATCAAACTGGGGTTTCAGCAGCACAGGAGATTTCATGGATGATAACAATTTCTATGATAACACATATACGCTTCAATCAAATTCAACTGGATTGTATGCAACAGCACGTAAAACTCCCCTGTCTATCACTTATTATGGATATTGTCTAGAAAATGGGAATTACACTGTCAGACTCCACTTTGCTGAGATACAATTCACAGATGAAAAACTGTACAACAAAGTTGCAAGGCGTGTTTTTGATATTTACATtcag GGAATACAAGTGCAAAAGGACTTTAACTTTACAGAGGAAGCCAAAGGATCTAGCAGAAATTTCACAATACCATTCAACACCACTGTGACAGACCGTACCCTGGAGATCCGATTATACTGGGCTGGAAAAGGCACTACTAGCATTCCAAGAAGAGGAAATTATGGTCCTATAATTTCTGCTATATCCGTATGTTCAG GTTACAGAACTTATTGTGAAG AACCTGAGGAAGCAAGTAAGAAACCTATTGTGATCGGAGTTGTCACTTCAGCAGCATTCCTTATTTTCTTGGTAATGGGTGTCATTTATTGGAAGCTCTGCTATGGAGACAAAAACACAAGAGAACGAG AGCTTAAAGGGCTAGATTTGAAAACTGGTTCCTTCACCTTGAGGCGGCTAAAAGCGGCCACTGACAATTTCAATTCAGAAAACAAGATTGGAGAGGGTGGTTTTGGATCCGTATACAAG GGTGAATTAGCAGATGGTACTATTATTGCTGTTAAGCAGCTATCTCCAAAATCCAGGCAAGGAAACCGTGAATTTGTGAACGAAATAGGCATGATATCTTGTTTACAGCATCCCAACCTTGTAAGGCTTTATGGATGCTGTATTGAAGGAGACCAGTTGCTTCTGGTGTACGAGTACATGGAAAACAACTCCCTCTCTCGTGCACTTTTCG GAGCAGGTTCCGAAACAAGTTTTCTGACGTTGGATTGGCCTACAAGGTATAAGATATGTGTTGGAATAGCCAGAGGTTTAGCATTTCTCCATGAAGGATCTGCAATCAGGATTGTTCACAGGGACATCAAAGGTACAAATGTATTACTGGACAAAGATCTAAATGCCAAGATATCAGACTTCGGTCTAGCCAAACTCAATGAAGAGGAGAACACTCATATTAGCACTCGAGTTGCTGGAACTAT agGATATATGGCTCCAGAATATGCACTGTGGGGCTATCTAACAGATAAAGCAGATGTTTATAGTTTTGGGGTTGTCGCCTTAGAAATTGTCAGTGGAAAGAGCAACTCAAGTTACAGGCCAGAGAACGAAAATGTTTGTCTTCTTGACTGG GCCCATGTATTGCAAAAAAAGGGAAATTTAATGGAGATAGTGGACCCAAAGCTGCAGTCTGAATTCAACAAGGAAGAGGCTGAGAGGATGATCAAATTGGCTCTCTTATGCACCAATGCATCTCCATCTCTAAGGCCTGCAATGTCAGAAGTGGTGAGCATGCTTGAAGGACAGACCAGCATCCAGGAGGTGACCTCAGATCCTAGCATTTATGGTGATGATTTACACTCCAAACGTCTCAAAGGCCACTATCAGCAGGTCACAGACCAGAGTTTAAAAAGCACACAAGACCTCTTTCCTCCATCTGATAAATCATGGATTGGAAATTCCTCTACATCTGCCCATGATCTCTACCCCATCAATCCCGAGTCCATAAGTTTAAACCTCAGTGAAACCTCgtctttaatttga
- the LOC133703603 gene encoding probable LRR receptor-like serine/threonine-protein kinase At1g29720 isoform X2: MLMMFQLCQVMVMISFSSSITLLASDQLHPGEVEALRQIGKTVDEDGQLSLKFDGRCQPNRLVKTELTSAPLEVNSTIECNCSITDDNYCHITSFQLKDYSLPGRLPPELANLTYVQKIDFARNYLYGTIPVEWASMKYLSFISLTANRLSGNIPGHLGSFTALTYLSLESNQFSGVVPPELGKLVNLKTLILSGNKLVGTLPEALAQIKDLEDFRVSDNNLNGTVPEFIGNWTQLQQLELYATGLQGRIPLAIFHLEKLSDLRIADMPGPEFQLPNSSIARKFLVLRNINLNGTIPENAWKVETTLDLTFNKLVGEIPPTTIRRQFTFLSGNKLTGTVQDSFLQNSQNLDVSYNNFSQPPRCSSSNENNINWFRSSSSYNNLSDLLPCSEISRCPKYYRSFHINCGGQDVKDGKILYEGDQDSGSNAAARSYNRSGSNWGFSSTGDFMDDNNFYDNTYTLQSNSTGLYATARKTPLSITYYGYCLENGNYTVRLHFAEIQFTDEKLYNKVARRVFDIYIQGIQVQKDFNFTEEAKGSSRNFTIPFNTTVTDRTLEIRLYWAGKGTTSIPRRGNYGPIISAISVCSGYRTYCEEPEEASKKPIVIGVVTSAAFLIFLVMGVIYWKLCYGDKNTRERELKGLDLKTGSFTLRRLKAATDNFNSENKIGEGGFGSVYKGELADGTIIAVKQLSPKSRQGNREFVNEIGMISCLQHPNLVRLYGCCIEGDQLLLVYEYMENNSLSRALFGSETSFLTLDWPTRYKICVGIARGLAFLHEGSAIRIVHRDIKGTNVLLDKDLNAKISDFGLAKLNEEENTHISTRVAGTIGYMAPEYALWGYLTDKADVYSFGVVALEIVSGKSNSSYRPENENVCLLDWAHVLQKKGNLMEIVDPKLQSEFNKEEAERMIKLALLCTNASPSLRPAMSEVVSMLEGQTSIQEVTSDPSIYGDDLHSKRLKGHYQQVTDQSLKSTQDLFPPSDKSWIGNSSTSAHDLYPINPESISLNLSETSSLI; encoded by the exons ATGTTAATGATGTTTCAGCTTTGCCAAGTCATGGTGATGATCAGTTTCTCGAGCTCTATTACTTTGCTTGCTTCTGATCAGCTGCATCCAGGAGAAG tTGAAGCGTTAAGACAAATCGGTAAGACAGTAGACGAGGATGGCCAACTATCCTTGAAGTTCGACGGTCGTTGTCAACCAAATAGACTCGTTAAGACAGAACTGACTTCTGCTCCACTAGAAGTAAACAGCACCATCGAATGTAACTGCAGCATCACTGATGATAATTACTGTCACATTACTTCATT CCAGCTCAAAGATTACAGTCTTCCAGGCAGGCTTCCTCCGGAATTGGCCAACCTTACTTATGTCCAAAAAAT AGATTTTGCTCGCAACTATCTATACGGCACAATTCCGGTGGAATGGGCTTCGATGAAATATCTGTCTTTCAT CTCGCTTACTGCAAATCGCTTGTCAGGAAATATTCCTGGACACTTGGGAAGTTTTACTGCCCTCACCTACTT GAGCCTTGAATCAAATCAGTTTTCTGGTGTTGTCCCGCCTGAGCTTGGCAAGCTTGTCAACTTAAAAACTCT GATACTCTCCGGCAATAAGTTAGTGGGGACCTTGCCAGAGGCACTTGCGCAGATAAAAGACTTGGAGGATTT TCGCGTAAGTGATAATAATCTTAATGGCACCGTACCCGAGTTCATTGGGAACTGGACTCAACTTCAACAGCT TGAATTGTACGCGACTGGATTGCAAGGACGTATACCTCTTGCGATTTTTCATTTGGAAAAGTTGTCTGATTT GAGGATTGCTGATATGCCTGGACCAGAGTTTCAGTTACCTAACTCGTCGATTGCAAGGAAATTCTT GGTTCTGAGGAACATCAATTTAAATGGAACAATCCCAGAAAACGCATGGAAAGTGGAAACAACACT CGACTTAACTTTTAACAAGTTGGTTGGGGAGATTCCTCCTACTACAATACGACGACAGTTTAC GTTCTTGAGTGGCAACAAGCTGACTGGAACAGTGCAAGACTCATTCCTCCAAAACAGCCAAAATCT TGATGTTTCGTACAATAACTTTTCACAGCCACCAAGATGCAGCAGCAGTAACGA GAATAATATAAACTGGTTTCGAAGCTCGTCCAGCTATAATAACTT AAGCGATCTTCTTCCATGCTCAGAGATATCTCGGTGCCCAAAAt ATTATCGTTCATTCCATATAAACTGTGGTGGACAAGATGTAAAGGATGGGAAAATCTTGTATGAAGGTGATCAAGATAGTGGAAGTAATGCTGCTGCAAGGAGTTATAATAGATCAGGATCAAACTGGGGTTTCAGCAGCACAGGAGATTTCATGGATGATAACAATTTCTATGATAACACATATACGCTTCAATCAAATTCAACTGGATTGTATGCAACAGCACGTAAAACTCCCCTGTCTATCACTTATTATGGATATTGTCTAGAAAATGGGAATTACACTGTCAGACTCCACTTTGCTGAGATACAATTCACAGATGAAAAACTGTACAACAAAGTTGCAAGGCGTGTTTTTGATATTTACATtcag GGAATACAAGTGCAAAAGGACTTTAACTTTACAGAGGAAGCCAAAGGATCTAGCAGAAATTTCACAATACCATTCAACACCACTGTGACAGACCGTACCCTGGAGATCCGATTATACTGGGCTGGAAAAGGCACTACTAGCATTCCAAGAAGAGGAAATTATGGTCCTATAATTTCTGCTATATCCGTATGTTCAG GTTACAGAACTTATTGTGAAG AACCTGAGGAAGCAAGTAAGAAACCTATTGTGATCGGAGTTGTCACTTCAGCAGCATTCCTTATTTTCTTGGTAATGGGTGTCATTTATTGGAAGCTCTGCTATGGAGACAAAAACACAAGAGAACGAG AGCTTAAAGGGCTAGATTTGAAAACTGGTTCCTTCACCTTGAGGCGGCTAAAAGCGGCCACTGACAATTTCAATTCAGAAAACAAGATTGGAGAGGGTGGTTTTGGATCCGTATACAAG GGTGAATTAGCAGATGGTACTATTATTGCTGTTAAGCAGCTATCTCCAAAATCCAGGCAAGGAAACCGTGAATTTGTGAACGAAATAGGCATGATATCTTGTTTACAGCATCCCAACCTTGTAAGGCTTTATGGATGCTGTATTGAAGGAGACCAGTTGCTTCTGGTGTACGAGTACATGGAAAACAACTCCCTCTCTCGTGCACTTTTCG GTTCCGAAACAAGTTTTCTGACGTTGGATTGGCCTACAAGGTATAAGATATGTGTTGGAATAGCCAGAGGTTTAGCATTTCTCCATGAAGGATCTGCAATCAGGATTGTTCACAGGGACATCAAAGGTACAAATGTATTACTGGACAAAGATCTAAATGCCAAGATATCAGACTTCGGTCTAGCCAAACTCAATGAAGAGGAGAACACTCATATTAGCACTCGAGTTGCTGGAACTAT agGATATATGGCTCCAGAATATGCACTGTGGGGCTATCTAACAGATAAAGCAGATGTTTATAGTTTTGGGGTTGTCGCCTTAGAAATTGTCAGTGGAAAGAGCAACTCAAGTTACAGGCCAGAGAACGAAAATGTTTGTCTTCTTGACTGG GCCCATGTATTGCAAAAAAAGGGAAATTTAATGGAGATAGTGGACCCAAAGCTGCAGTCTGAATTCAACAAGGAAGAGGCTGAGAGGATGATCAAATTGGCTCTCTTATGCACCAATGCATCTCCATCTCTAAGGCCTGCAATGTCAGAAGTGGTGAGCATGCTTGAAGGACAGACCAGCATCCAGGAGGTGACCTCAGATCCTAGCATTTATGGTGATGATTTACACTCCAAACGTCTCAAAGGCCACTATCAGCAGGTCACAGACCAGAGTTTAAAAAGCACACAAGACCTCTTTCCTCCATCTGATAAATCATGGATTGGAAATTCCTCTACATCTGCCCATGATCTCTACCCCATCAATCCCGAGTCCATAAGTTTAAACCTCAGTGAAACCTCgtctttaatttga